cttttaattgctctagcattctagtttatttattttccttgttgattactttatgttgacagtttagtttatgaactctcatGTTAGATTTCAATTCCCTTTTTATGCAATTTGAGacatttcatgtttattgcttcttcctttatttgttatcattgattttgcaactattggttttagattttacattctcttattacttttctatgcttttgttttgtgcccaccaagtgtttgataaaattttttgttgaattttaaattagctttttatgttcttagcttagattgagtaattagagactcttgaattgtcaaagtctcttgttggtaaGTGATAGCAAAAGATATttaccatcacaagtgactatgataataGGGATAGGAAgtctaattatcaatccttgctaggacttttcttaattattagtttatcttcttgtcatttacattctttgTTCAACAAATAAAAACCTAAAAAGAtataatctcataaccaattataagtatacttccttgcaattccttgatagACGACCCTAGGTTTggatacttcggtttatttttatagggtctgttacttgtgacaatcaaatgtttgtatgaaaggattcttgttggtttagaagctatactctcaacgagaacttattgtgaaattctttaccacacAAAAATCCGATCATCAAATTTTGAACTTTCTCATACGAAACGGTAAAACAACTTTTTACTTATTGAACTGAATTTCACTCCATCATTTCACCTTCTAACCTTCTATCCTTAAAACTTTGTCTCATCCTCTTCTCTGAATTCTCTGCCCAATCTGTCTGTAACTAAATTTCACCATAATCAATTTCTGACCTTTATATACCAATGACTTCTTCGACTCACAACACTCCCACTGCCCAAGATAAGGACAAAGGTCCTGCAACTCAAGCTCATGAACCACCAACTTTACAAATACTCAACGAAATCAATGATGAAATCATTGAAGACCCCTAACCTCAACCTGATGATAAAAGGATCCTCATTTCGTTCACCATTGACAACAAAACATGCTGTTTTATTGGCCACAGTCAAATCCTAGAGCTTGCCAATAAACGACTTAACTTCTTCCCTAACACTGAGGGGGAAGACTTGCTTATCAAACAAAACCTCTTTGTTGCTCCTTTTATCGATCATAAGAAAACCTTTATGAATAACCCCAAAATTACTCCTCTAGGGGCCGACTTTCGAGCTTGGCACAGGTGTTTCGAATCGGTAAAAAGTGACGCTTGGAAGGCCCTTGGTATCCACGACCTCCTCTGACTTTCTCATTTCTCTCCTATCCACCACCATTGGATGATTGGAGTAGCTATGAGCTTCTGGAACAAGACAACTAACAACTTCCATCTCCCCTGTGGGATGGTAGGACCCTCATTACTTGATATGGCTGCCATCACTAGTCTTCCATTAAATTTCCCTGAATTGACTTACGATATGCAACCGAATCGGACCTATAAGGTAACTCACAGAAACTCCTATAGTGATTTTATCATTCAAAATATGGGACATGAAAACGATCCTGTAACTGATGAAGAAAGCGTTGTATTCTTGTATTACTGGTTGAATGCCATCGTTTTATGTTCAAGAAATGTCTAGATGCAGAAGTTGTTTCTCCCTTTGGCTGCCCTTTTGCATGAAGGCCACAAATTCAATTTGGCCAAATTAATTTTAGGTTTGATGAACTTGGCCACCTAGTTAACTGTCTTAGAACCAATTCACCGATTAATGTGGGAGGTCCCCTTTGGCTCCTCCAATTTTGGTTGAATGCTTTATTCGAAAAATACATGCAGCAGGATGGGGGGTAGCGCTCCAGAAAAATAACACATCGAGAGATTTCGATTGGCCCCTTTCAACCAAACTTTGAAAATGTCAATTCGACTGAACACTTATTCTGGGTTGTCTTCTCCCTCTTTCACTCCTGCAGAAGCTTCAACAATAATGACTTGAAGTTTACTCCTTTCTTGCATCAAAACCGTGGTCCCCAATGGTTCGAACGCCTTCTCTTCCCTTTTGATGATGAAGAGAATGAAATAGCCAACAAAACTTAAGCAAATTTCCTTGTTGTTCAGGTAATTCCGATCGGATTACCTCAATAGAAAAAAGAACAATTTAAGGCAACTCTTTATGCTCCTCATTATGTTGCTAAGCAACTGGGTTTCTCTCAAATCATTCCTGTTCCCTTTCCTAGAAATGACCATGCCCTTTGTCATATCAAATTCACTTTGAAGAGAGACATTGATTATTGCCTTACAACCAACCAATAGCACAATGATAACTATACTCATCTTATTTATGAGCGTAGTTCATACATTACCAAATCTTTCACCGAATGGTGGACCGGGTATTATTCTCAATACAATCGCACCTTCGACCAAATCAAAAGCTCATCAATAAAAGTTGTCCCAATTGTTGAAAGCTCACCTAAAAAGACTTCAAAAAGAAAAATCGAAGCTTCGGCACAGCAAAGACAACcgaaaaagaaaatccaaaaggttTCCACAAAAGCCTCTAAAAAGGTAAACCTTCGATCGAACcttttctaaatatctttttaccATATTCTTTCAAACATACCTTATTTTCAATCTTTTAATTTTGGTCAGATTCAATCATCAAGTGATAATTCTTCTGATGGTAGTGAGACTCAAACAAATATCTTTGCTTCTTCGAATGAGTCAGATTCAGAGGATTCCTCAGCAGCTACTATGTTCCCTCATCTCATTCGAAGGAAATCCATTCAGGTATACTTTTATTGCTTTCATATTTCTAACATAAACCTGAATTGTTTATCTCATAAACACTCTAAAATTTTAGGCTGGGAAGGTCGCCCAATCTGTTTCCTCCTTTTCATTCATCCCTGgataaaagaattaagaggacCAGCCAAGACCAGAACCACAAGAATCTCACTCGTCTGCTCAAAGTGTGATCTCAGCCGAGCCTATACAAATTATCCTCCCATCAACGACTGAAGCACCAGCTTTAGTTGATTTAACTCAAGAACACCTTCCATTGCCACAAGGACCAACCATTGAGAATCCTCCTTCTCTAGTCAATACTGATACACTCCTTAGGTCACCCATTGCACAAAATCTTGATTCACCCATTCGAGAAATCGGAGACATCACCTCTCCCCAAAAAATACCAAGCCCAGAAAAAACCATTGAACTTTCTTCTTCACATGGTCCTGAACCATCGACTCAAATTCCTGATGTCACTCTAAACCCTCTGATATTGAACTGGCTAAGCTTGTGGTTGTTCTAACACATATTGCTCAGGAAGATGAAGTTTCTATCTTGAATCTAGCCACTGAAGACCAATCCACATCCAGTCTTCCCACTAAGTTTAACCAACACACTCTCCAACAGTTAACCACTATCCTAAGGCTCCTGACACATACCCCCACCGAATGGACTAATCAGCGAAACTTGAATTCCCTTCTATCTGACATTCTAAGCTCTTTTCTCGAATTCCAAGTCTCTCCTCAATTTTCTTCCATAATAAAGAGACTTATAAAGGTCTCAAATAATTGCATCATCATCCAAGATAACTTGCAAGAGACCAAGGAGATAGTAGTCAAGATCAAAACCAAATCGAAAGATATTAACAGCTCTTTAGCCAATAAAGCAATCATGCCAAGAGTATGATTTGAGAATTACTCAAGCCATCAGCGCTCAAACCTATTTTGACAAACGAGAGGAGCTTGAAATAGAATAGCCCTAATTGGACAAGAACTAGCTAGAATTCGAAAAAGAAGAGCCGAATTAGCTGAGCCCTTTGCTGCAATACAACACAAGCAATAAGAAATCTTCAAGGAGCTTTGCATAGCAGAAGTCCAACAAGAAGAAATCAATAAACAACTCGACAAGGCTGATAATGAAGAACATGAACAAGTCGAGGCATATTTTGTCCTAGAAAGTGAAAGGGTTAAACTCTATTCTGAACTTCAAAAACTTTTGGCACCTTTCATTCCATCGATCTGAAACTCTTAATATGTATAACTttctttgttatatatatatatatatatatatatatatatatatatatatatatatatatatatacttctagTCTTGATCTTCCATGTATCGATATTGTTTCAAGTATTTTCCGTTTATTGACTTAATCATGTTTTCTGAATCGATATCTTTATTTTCAATACCAACTTTTCTATACTAAAACACTTCTCTTTTATTCGATGATTATAACCAAAATTAAGGAATTCTCCCCTCGCCTTACAAATTTTATAACCAAAATGGGCcacatgtcactctctgtaattgaaatcaaatattttttttaaaattaaagaatcaTTCTCTCCTCCctactaattttacaatcaaaatatGTCACATGGTACTCCCTCATTACAATTGTAATCAAATATTTCTctttaaaattaaagagttctcccaTACTCTGTCTTCCTTTCTCTATCTTTATCATTTCTTCAACCACTCTATCCCTTTTATATATcatcattatcaatgactaattacgaatttgacaatcaaaatgtgcaacataatattttttaattacattaaaattaaaattaaaatattgaaattgaaattgaaatatatatatatatatatatatatatatatatatatatatatatatatataatgtatcatatattactatctaatttaataatcaaatgtgtcacatgacattctcttattaaaattgagagaaaatattttcttccaaaattaatataacttccttcctaaattctctaTCTACCTCtttccatttttctatttctctttaccattttcactctatatataatttctattttatattagtaatttgacaaatcaaaatatgttatccgatatttttttattacaattagaataaatttttcttccaaaattaacaaactctcactctcattcttcatctttatctttttctcttttttctctcattctctatttttttctacctttttgttctacaacaaaattaacaaaataatataattcaaataaaaattattattattatatacatattttttagttttttatttagttttaaattttcactgcttatctttctaatttatatttttatttttcttctttcaaatatttatcacgtataatttagagagaatactaatgttataattaaaagttaaatcaagattcaattatttaaaaaaaattaattttgaattaatttataactattaatataattttttatactaatatctaattatatttttatatacatagagaaaaaatattatttttaaatagcaagtataaaaattaattatttttatttgtacgacagacttaacacctaattaaatgtaaaagtatacacgttaaactatttcaaattttagataacaaatgttaaaattaattattaataaaaaatgagattttttcatataaaaataataattaaaaatcttattatttaatttttttatctacaaAGACCTTCGTCTTCTTAGCCGAAGACTTTTATCAACTTACgacttttttttgtaaaagtagtttgattctaTAAATCTTCTATACTATGCATAATCTATACTACTGTTAGGACAAAGTGCatcgtaattttaaaaaatttatattttcgtaATATTATCACGAGTAAAAATGCTAATTCTTAACTAATtactaaccaaaaataataaattatgatgcTGTAGTATTATTCTCTTCAACTATATtagatatacattaaaattagtcattaaaatcagCTATTAATGTAAAATAcgcattaaaatacaaaatatacaataaaaataaattaaattatacatgtaTAAAATACATAACAACTAATTTTTGTAGCTAATTTTAgcatacaaataatatttttttattctcttaccATAGTAACGGTGATTAGTGACCTGTAACATCAAACAACTAGAATTTTACCAATTCCTTATTCAAGAACAATGCTAAATCTAGAAATTCTACTGCAAACTTGaggaatttaattattataatgagTAGCTAGGTATATAGTTGTGGTTGAAGACGGGGAGTAATGAGAATCTCCAGTGGAGTTGCCTTAGGAATGGTTAAACCTGGACTCTCAGTCATATCAACTGGCTCGTTGGAGATAGTTGCAAAATCAAATGCATGAAGCAGACGAGCAAGCGTCAAGTGAAGAACTTGGAGCGCAAACGACATGCCAGGACATGATCTTCTCCCAGATCCAAAAGGAATAAGTTCAAAGTTTTGACCTCTAACATCAATAGCAGCATGATGGCTTGTGAGAAACCTCTCCGGTTGAAATGAACAAGGGTCTTTCCAAACCCTTGGATCCCTATGAATCTTCCACAAGTTAACCACCAACCGTGTGCCAGCTGGCACATGATAACCAGCAACGGTGCAATCTTCTTGGGCTTCTCTTGGTCCTAGGAGTGGACCAGCTGGGTAGAGCCTCAGGGTTTCCTTAATAATGGCTTCAATATATCTAAGATTTCTAATATCTGAGTCCTCAACTTGCCTTTCCTTACCAACATGCAGGTCCAATTCTTCTTGTGCCTTTCTTAATGCATCAGGATTATTGAGGAGCAAAGAGATTGACCAAGTAAGTGTCCCAGCTGTGGTATCACTCCCTCCAAGTATAAGTGCCTGCCATACATAATGTAATGTTGAAAAAGTCTATAGAAGAacagttttattaaaatttagccaATAGTTaactagtaaaaaaaaataaataatcatatactattagatataattttatatcattaaaaacATTAATGATAACTAATTAATGACTATAAATTACAAAACTTACTAATCCTAATATTTCTCTATAATGTTTTCACTATTAATATTTGGATAAAGAAATGTTGGTTATTATGTTTGGTAAAAACTTTCTTGCAATAGTCTTCTTtcaaaaaagataataataaaaaattggaaAAGTACAGGAAGCCAATGACTTATGCGTATAATACGTACAATGGAGATTTAGGAAGTaatagagatataatcattagtgttacattgtcctatTAGGTTACGTTTTTTGGATGAGTGGTTTCTTGATATAATATTAGAATTCTAGATTCGAAAGGTAAGGAGTTCGATCCTTGGTCTTGGTATCTGGAtgattattctggatagtatagatgatgttcattttattcatagaCCAAAGATTTAGCCCGTTGTACACATTGTCCACTTAGGGCTATTGACTCTCTCTAGCACTaccctaaaaaattattaaattacgatttaattaaatatgttaaattacCTAGCCATTTTTAACTAAcaatttcatacaaaaattttatgTGAGTGGTCATCGTGTTCAACTTACAAGGCAAGTTGATTTGATACTTGTGTCGGAATCGTACTGGAAATTTGAAAGGTGACCACGTTTTTGGAGGGACAACATGACATCAATGAAGTCTCGATCATCTTCTTCTCCATGAACCCTACGCTTTCGATGCTCCTGCAACCACCCTTCAAGTATCTCATCTAACTCCTTAGCCGTCTTCTTCATTGCTTTCTCATGCCCCTGCACATCCAACCAACGCAGAAATGGAACAGCATCTGAAACAACAAATATCCCTATCAGATGAAAGAATTGGTTAATAGCTTTCTGGCATCGCCTTGCCTCGTCATCATCACACTTAGCAGAGGCGCCAAAGTAGCGTTTCCCCGCCACCATTCTAACCACCGTGTTGAGAGACAAATCCTCCAGCCATCGGTTAAGTTCAACAACCACAGGATTTGAATTGTTCTGAACCCAAGAGTTGTAAAGGTCCCTTATTCCCATGTTGAGCTCGGAGATTCTAACGTGCTTGAGCATTTCAAGCCTGCGGTTGGAGAGAAGTTCAAGAGTCGCAATCTTTCTCATCTCGCGCCAGAAGGCGCTGTAAGGCGCAAAACCGAACACTGCATAGTTGTATCCCATGTGTTTTGCGGCCACCGTGGTGGGACGTGAGGCAAGTGCTTTGTCATTTGTTGTGAAGCATTCTTTTGCTACTTCCCAGCTACTCACCACGAACGCTCGACGACTGCCAAGCCAGATATTAAAGGCTGGCCCGTGTTGATCTGCCATTCTGCCGAGCGTTCTGTAAAGTAGCTGGTGGTGGCTGCCTAGAAGGTGTAGATGGCCAATTATTGGCCATGCACCATTCGGGACAGGAGCCTCTTTGCcgctttctttgttctttctcTTGCTCAAAAATGCATAGCATATAAATGATAACAGAATAGCAACAATGGTTAACTGAAATGAGATATTCatggtttagtgtttagaaaTTACAATTGAATAATGTTGTACAAGATGGACATAACGGTGAAGCAATTTATAGAATGCAAATAGGACTAAACTGAACTCAACATACAAGATGAAGCATGCCGTGACATAGGAGATGATACCAATTAGGCCATTAACAAATTCAGTGGATTATTGGATATATTATTTACAATTTAAACGTAATATGTTATAATGCGATGTGTTGATGTATAGTTTCCAAAGTAAACTACTTATTATGTTAACAGGAGTACGGGAATTAATTTTCTCGTGTATGTACAAGTTGACTacaaataattatatactaatatACTGTTACAAGCTAAGCATTCTTGGGAGTCAGAGCATTCTATCAACTACCAACTACGGAATGTGCAAAGATCATTATTCATGccacttccttttttttttctcgatGACTATGCCACTTCCCTTTATATAACTAGAAAAATGTTAAGgagagaaatttttttattagtattaatCAATATTTTATATTAGCATCTTATTTTTAGAGAagtgaaaattttatatttaagatttagaatttcattttaaattttattaaatattggttaaatataataaattttattagccACGTGACATTACTCATGTAATTATGCTTTATctgaattattattgttctttAATAAGTACCGAAAGATTTTTCTTTaaatgttatatacttatatacattatttttatccatatatttttttatgttttttatttttaatactaaaaataagtgattaaaagttaatatatatatatatatatatatatatatacaaaaaaattatacaaacatcatcatcatcattggaaTGTATAAGAGGGTTTTATTAAATGTATTTGGGCTTTTTTGTTTCCTTCTTGTTTCTTTCGCTGCCCGCTTGGTATCCGGAGTTTTGCTCCGACAAACCCAAATCCAACCCAGGTCATGCACTTGGTTGTGGTAGGTGAGATTTTCAGCAGGAATAATTTCGTACACCTGGTCTCCAACTTAAAATCTACCTTAACGAATCTGATACGAGTTAGATGAACCCTAACTTGGTTTATTtggtattttctcttttttttttttttgtaaatttggtCTCTtctttatacaatttttttttaagaaaaattctacAACATGAATATAAAAAAACATCCATATGCAAAGCCAAAGATCTTACGTGCTGTGCATTACAAGAAATTTGCTAATTACTGTCAAATTTTTCATGAGATGTTACCAGCAGCTTCGTCGTCAGATTTTGTATGAAATTGTCATCATATTTTATTTGGCCAAAAGATTATCGTCAAATTTGGCATTTTGTCCCAAAATCTGACGGTAAATTTTGGCACGAATAAGCAAGTTAACAACGTCAAAGTTACGGGTGAAAAATTTTGAAGGTAAcactcaacaataatgaaatgcACCGTTTTAGTAACGGACAGATCCTTATCATCAAATTTTTTTACtgataaatccgatggtaacttTGGcgcctctctcttctcttcttctctcctctctctgtGGCCACCATTCACTGCCACCCTCTTCGCTTTCTCTTATCCTCTTCTCTCTTCTATCTCCTCTCTATTCTCTCTCCTTTTCATCTCCTTCATCGCCACTACTGCCACCCTCCTCCGTTACCGCTAGTTCGGttgcactacaaaaaaaaaggcATATGGTCACAGCTagtaaaaagggtgaccatagatctatgatcacggttttagacctatggtcacgattttttatcgtggcctattctctcgtgatcataggtctatggtcacggttttttaatctatggtcacggtttttatggtcacagtttcaattttcaaaatctgacactttaggccacatttttttaccgtgaccataggttaatctatggtcacggtaaaaaaccgtgaccatagccttatctatggtcacccctccttaaaaccgtgaccatagatgaggctatggtcacccttccttaaaaccgtgaccatagccctatctatggtcacggtttttcaccgtggccataaactctatggtcaccctccttaaaaccatgaccatagatagcttatctatggtcacagtttttcaccgtgaccatagcctttatGGTCACCCTTCCTTAAAATCGTGACCAAAGCCctatctatggtcatggttttttaccgtggccatacactctatggtcaccctctttaaaaccgtgaccatagcctatctatggtcacgattttttactgtggtcatagcctctatggtcactcctccttaaaatcgtgaccatagccctatctatggtcacagtttttcaccgtggccatagcctctatggtcacccatccttaaaactgtgactatagccttatctatggtcacggtttttcaccgtggccatagcctttatggtcacgattttttaaaaCGGTGACTATAGCTTGTTGTTGTTTATgagattcaatttttttaaattataatcacATCGCAAAATGataataatcacaaaataaatcttaaaataagaaatttaaaaaatctaaatcataaaagtttcattataagatagatatgtttaattttttagtgTAAATAACACAAATCAAAATAGAGTGAAATTTTTCCAATTACATGTAATACCTCAAAAATTACATAACACATCAAAATATTACATTTACATAACTAAGGTGGTAAGACCCATCCCATGTGATATTTGTATGGAACATATTTTCTTCATCACATCATGTCTTCCTGCACGTAAAAGAAATAAACATGTTAGATATCTTGCAAAAATGCTTTTGATGATGCAATACATATGCAGCAAAAGAAGGAAAACATTCATCCACAGCAACACTCAAGAATTATTCACAACCATCATTCACTTCAAACAGCAGCTATTACAAGAATGCAGCAGTAGTCATAGCTTAGACTCAGAAATTCATCAAAGTTATCACTACTGCACAAATAATTCAGAATTTGTTCATTCCAGCAGCAGCCAACACAAGAATAAGGCAGCAATAATACTATGCAGCAGCATTATATAAACCAGTTTAGCACAAAAATAAAACAATGAAACAGCAACATAGGATCAATAACAGTTTAAACCTAATCAACAGCACCAAGCAAACTAATTTAGCATAGGGCAGATCAATAAAGCAGCAAAAAACTAAATTAGAATAGGACAAGTCATTACCAGCACAGGAAAACCAATTTCAGATAGAATAAACATCAGAGTTCAAATCTAAATCCACTACAAAATCAATTGACTATCTAACCACCTAATTCAACTAAG
This region of Arachis hypogaea cultivar Tifrunner chromosome 8, arahy.Tifrunner.gnm2.J5K5, whole genome shotgun sequence genomic DNA includes:
- the LOC112705794 gene encoding xanthotoxin 5-hydroxylase CYP82C4, whose product is MNISFQLTIVAILLSFICYAFLSKRKNKESGKEAPVPNGAWPIIGHLHLLGSHHQLLYRTLGRMADQHGPAFNIWLGSRRAFVVSSWEVAKECFTTNDKALASRPTTVAAKHMGYNYAVFGFAPYSAFWREMRKIATLELLSNRRLEMLKHVRISELNMGIRDLYNSWVQNNSNPVVVELNRWLEDLSLNTVVRMVAGKRYFGASAKCDDDEARRCQKAINQFFHLIGIFVVSDAVPFLRWLDVQGHEKAMKKTAKELDEILEGWLQEHRKRRVHGEEDDRDFIDVMLSLQKRGHLSNFQYDSDTSIKSTCLALILGGSDTTAGTLTWSISLLLNNPDALRKAQEELDLHVGKERQVEDSDIRNLRYIEAIIKETLRLYPAGPLLGPREAQEDCTVAGYHVPAGTRLVVNLWKIHRDPRVWKDPCSFQPERFLTSHHAAIDVRGQNFELIPFGSGRRSCPGMSFALQVLHLTLARLLHAFDFATISNEPVDMTESPGLTIPKATPLEILITPRLQPQLYT